From a region of the Streptomyces tirandamycinicus genome:
- a CDS encoding HAD family hydrolase yields MTPATDPLPLPPTVRLIATDLDGTLLRDDKSVSGRTVAALAAAEDAGIEVFFVTGRPARWMDVVSDHVHGHGLAICANGAAVVDLHSGGRLLEVRPLERDTALDVVRRLRDAAPGTSFAVETATGIHYEPNYPPFHLDPGATVAVAEKLLHEDGPGSAAPVLKLLAQHGELTPDGFLTLARTVAGELAAITRSSPTALLEVSGPGVSKASTLALCCAERGISSDEVVAFGDMPNDVEMLTWAGTSFAMGNAHPDVVAAASGRTVANNDDGVAVVIERILAAHAAGPRS; encoded by the coding sequence GTGACCCCAGCTACCGATCCTCTGCCGCTGCCCCCGACCGTCCGGCTGATCGCCACGGATCTCGACGGCACCCTGCTGCGCGACGACAAGTCCGTCTCGGGGCGCACCGTGGCCGCACTCGCCGCCGCGGAGGATGCGGGGATCGAGGTCTTCTTCGTCACGGGCCGCCCGGCGCGCTGGATGGACGTCGTGAGCGACCATGTGCACGGCCACGGCCTGGCGATCTGCGCCAACGGCGCGGCGGTGGTCGATCTGCATTCCGGCGGGAGACTGCTGGAGGTCCGCCCACTGGAGCGGGACACCGCGCTGGACGTCGTACGGCGGTTGCGCGACGCGGCGCCGGGCACCTCGTTCGCGGTGGAGACCGCCACGGGAATCCACTACGAACCCAACTACCCGCCCTTCCACCTCGACCCCGGCGCCACGGTCGCCGTCGCCGAGAAACTGCTGCACGAGGACGGCCCGGGGTCCGCGGCCCCGGTGCTGAAGCTGCTCGCCCAGCACGGGGAACTGACACCGGACGGCTTCCTCACCCTGGCCCGCACGGTCGCCGGGGAACTGGCCGCGATCACCCGCTCCAGCCCGACCGCGCTGCTGGAGGTGAGCGGTCCCGGGGTGTCCAAGGCCTCGACGCTCGCGCTGTGCTGTGCGGAGCGCGGCATCTCGTCGGACGAGGTCGTGGCCTTCGGCGACATGCCGAACGATGTGGAGATGCTCACCTGGGCGGGCACCTCGTTCGCCATGGGCAACGCCCACCCCGACGTGGTCGCCGCCGCCTCCGGCCGGACCGTGGCGAACAACGACGACGGTGTCGCGGTCGTCATCGAGCGGATTCTGGCCGCACACGCAGCCGGCCCGCGGTCCTGA
- the cydD gene encoding thiol reductant ABC exporter subunit CydD, producing MKPVDPRLLRYARATRLFLAAVVALGLAGAALVVAQAMLIADVVVGAFQRGLDTDGLLTPLVLLAAVAVGRGLVTWLTELAAHRASAAVKSELRQRLLEQAAGLGPGWLSGQRSGSLAALATRGVDALDDYFARYLPQLGLAVVVPVAVLARIVTEDWVSAAVIVVTLPLIPIFMVLIGWATEARMNRQWTLLSRLSGHFLDVVAGLPTLKVFGRAKAQAEAIRKITSEYRRATLKTLRIAFLSSFALELLSTLSVALVAVGIGMRLVHGDLDLHTGLVVLILAPEAYLPLRQVGAQYHAAAEGLAAAEEIFRVLETPVRAAGTAPVPAARGVRLELDSVTVRHEGRAVPSLDAASLTVEHGETVALVGPSGAGKSTLLDVVLGFVAPDEGTVRVGAPGAGLVDLDSVDRAAWHRQIAWVPQRPYLFAGTIAENVRLARRDADDAEVLAALREAGAEDFITALPQGVDTVLGEDGAGLSAGQRQRIALARAFLADRPLLLLDEPTAALDGETEAGIVDAVRRLARGRTVLLVVHRPALLSVADRVVELGSARQVAAGEETPGLLAPSVIPRPSPSPDGAVQAPGAIAAVGPSHGPASPAIDPVHRTGRVASGREGGRVLARVRGAAGGLRGRLVTALLLGSLAMGSAVGLMAVSGWLISRASEQPPVLHLMVAVTATRAFGIGRAVFRYAERLVSHDAVLRMLAELRVGVYRRLERIAPAGLRRTRRGDLLSRLVADVDALQDYWLRWLLPAGAALVVGVASVGFTAWLLPAAGAVLAVGLLTAGVAVPVLSGAVARRSERRLAPARGALATQVVDLLRGTAELTVTGALARRTASVSEADRTLTRIAARAASATALGGGLSAVVCGLTVAFAAYTGVAAVHSGRIEGVALAVVVLTPLAAFEAVLGLPSAVRYRQRVRRSAQRVFEVLDTPAPVSEPPHPAPAPASAFPLEVRGLTVRHAGGREDALSGFDLTLTAGRRVAVVGASGSGKTTLAQALLRFLDARAGTYTIGGTDATALDGDTVRRRVGLCAQDAHLFDSSIRENLRLARAGASDEELRAVLAAVRLLEWADGLPHGLDTLVGEHGARLSGGQRQRLALARALLADFPVLLLDEPAEHLDLATADALTADLLAATEGRTTVLITHRLRGLDAVDEVLVLDGGRTVQRGPYAELAAAEGPLRRMLERERAGDLLGERPREAAFHVA from the coding sequence GTGAAACCCGTCGACCCGCGGCTGCTGCGGTACGCCCGGGCCACCCGCCTCTTCCTGGCGGCCGTGGTGGCACTCGGCCTCGCCGGGGCGGCGCTGGTCGTCGCCCAGGCGATGCTCATCGCCGACGTGGTGGTCGGCGCCTTCCAGCGCGGGCTGGACACCGACGGGCTGTTGACGCCGCTGGTGCTGCTGGCCGCCGTCGCGGTCGGCCGCGGACTGGTGACCTGGCTCACCGAACTGGCCGCCCACCGGGCCAGTGCGGCGGTCAAGTCGGAGCTGCGGCAGCGCTTGCTGGAGCAGGCCGCGGGGCTGGGGCCGGGGTGGCTGAGCGGGCAGCGGAGCGGTTCGCTGGCCGCTCTCGCCACCCGGGGAGTGGACGCCCTCGACGACTACTTCGCCCGCTATCTGCCGCAGCTGGGGCTGGCGGTGGTCGTCCCGGTCGCGGTGCTGGCCCGGATCGTCACCGAGGACTGGGTCTCGGCGGCGGTCATCGTGGTCACCCTGCCGCTGATCCCGATCTTCATGGTGCTGATCGGCTGGGCCACGGAAGCCCGGATGAACCGTCAGTGGACCCTGCTGTCGCGGCTGTCCGGGCATTTCCTGGATGTGGTCGCGGGGCTGCCGACACTGAAGGTGTTCGGGCGGGCGAAGGCCCAGGCCGAGGCGATCCGGAAGATCACCTCGGAGTACCGCCGGGCGACGCTGAAGACCCTGAGGATCGCCTTCCTGTCCTCCTTCGCCCTGGAGCTGCTGTCGACGCTCTCCGTGGCGCTGGTGGCGGTCGGCATCGGCATGCGGCTCGTCCACGGCGACCTGGATCTCCACACCGGGCTCGTCGTGCTGATCCTCGCTCCCGAGGCCTATCTGCCGCTGCGGCAGGTCGGGGCGCAGTACCACGCCGCTGCGGAGGGACTGGCGGCGGCGGAGGAGATCTTCCGGGTGCTGGAGACCCCGGTCCGGGCCGCCGGCACGGCGCCGGTGCCCGCCGCCCGGGGGGTGCGGCTGGAACTCGACTCCGTGACGGTCCGGCACGAGGGACGGGCCGTACCCTCGCTGGACGCCGCGTCGCTGACGGTGGAGCACGGCGAGACCGTCGCACTGGTCGGTCCGAGCGGCGCCGGCAAGTCGACGCTGCTCGATGTGGTACTCGGCTTCGTGGCACCGGACGAGGGCACGGTCCGGGTGGGCGCCCCGGGTGCGGGGCTTGTGGACCTGGACTCCGTGGACCGGGCGGCCTGGCACCGGCAGATCGCCTGGGTGCCGCAGCGGCCGTACCTCTTCGCCGGGACGATCGCGGAGAACGTGCGGCTCGCACGCCGGGACGCGGATGACGCGGAGGTCCTGGCGGCGCTCCGGGAGGCCGGCGCCGAGGACTTCATCACAGCGCTGCCGCAAGGCGTGGACACGGTCCTCGGCGAGGACGGAGCCGGGCTGTCCGCGGGCCAGCGCCAGCGGATCGCGCTCGCCCGGGCCTTCCTCGCCGACCGGCCGCTGCTGCTGCTCGACGAGCCCACCGCGGCGCTGGACGGGGAGACCGAGGCGGGCATCGTGGACGCGGTGCGCAGGCTGGCACGCGGCAGGACGGTGCTGCTCGTCGTCCACCGGCCCGCACTGTTGTCCGTCGCCGACCGCGTGGTCGAACTGGGCTCGGCCCGGCAGGTTGCCGCAGGCGAGGAGACCCCGGGGCTCCTCGCCCCCTCCGTGATCCCCCGGCCCTCGCCTTCGCCCGACGGCGCCGTCCAGGCTCCCGGCGCCATCGCAGCCGTCGGGCCCTCGCACGGGCCGGCGTCCCCCGCGATCGATCCCGTGCACCGGACCGGCCGAGTGGCGTCCGGACGGGAAGGCGGCAGGGTGCTCGCACGGGTGCGCGGGGCGGCCGGGGGGCTCCGCGGTCGCCTGGTGACGGCGCTGCTGCTCGGGAGTCTGGCCATGGGGTCCGCCGTGGGACTCATGGCGGTGTCGGGATGGCTGATCTCCCGGGCGTCGGAGCAGCCGCCCGTGCTCCATCTGATGGTGGCCGTCACGGCGACGCGGGCGTTCGGGATCGGGCGGGCGGTCTTCCGCTACGCGGAGCGGCTCGTCTCGCATGACGCCGTGCTGAGGATGCTGGCCGAGCTGCGAGTCGGCGTGTACCGCCGGCTGGAGCGGATCGCGCCCGCCGGGCTGCGCCGCACCCGCCGGGGGGATCTGCTGTCCCGGCTCGTCGCGGACGTGGACGCCCTCCAGGACTACTGGCTGCGCTGGCTGCTGCCGGCCGGCGCGGCGCTCGTCGTCGGGGTCGCTTCCGTCGGGTTCACCGCGTGGCTGCTGCCCGCGGCCGGCGCCGTGCTGGCGGTGGGACTGCTCACGGCCGGGGTGGCCGTACCCGTGCTGAGCGGGGCGGTCGCACGGCGGTCCGAGCGGCGGCTCGCCCCGGCCCGCGGCGCGCTCGCCACCCAGGTCGTCGACCTGCTCAGGGGCACCGCCGAACTGACCGTCACCGGGGCACTCGCCCGCCGCACGGCGAGCGTGAGTGAGGCCGACCGCACCCTGACGCGGATCGCCGCGCGCGCCGCGTCCGCCACCGCCCTCGGCGGCGGGCTGTCGGCCGTGGTCTGCGGTCTCACCGTCGCCTTCGCGGCGTACACAGGGGTCGCCGCCGTCCACTCCGGCCGGATCGAAGGAGTCGCACTCGCCGTCGTCGTCCTCACACCGCTCGCCGCCTTCGAGGCCGTCCTGGGACTGCCGTCGGCGGTGCGGTACCGGCAGCGGGTGAGGCGCAGCGCCCAGCGGGTCTTCGAGGTGCTCGACACCCCGGCACCCGTGAGCGAACCCCCGCACCCCGCCCCCGCGCCGGCCTCCGCCTTCCCCCTGGAGGTCCGGGGGCTCACGGTCCGCCACGCCGGCGGGCGTGAGGACGCCCTGTCCGGCTTCGACCTGACGCTCACGGCCGGCCGGCGCGTCGCCGTCGTCGGCGCCTCGGGCTCCGGCAAGACCACGCTCGCGCAGGCACTGCTGCGCTTCCTGGACGCACGGGCCGGTACGTACACGATCGGCGGGACGGACGCGACCGCGCTCGACGGGGACACCGTCCGCCGCCGCGTCGGACTCTGCGCCCAGGACGCACATCTCTTCGACAGCTCGATCAGGGAGAACCTGCGGCTGGCCCGGGCCGGTGCCTCCGACGAGGAACTGCGCGCGGTTCTGGCCGCGGTCCGGCTGCTGGAGTGGGCCGACGGTCTCCCGCACGGGCTCGACACCCTCGTCGGTGAGCACGGGGCCCGGCTCTCCGGCGGGCAGCGCCAGCGTCTGGCCCTGGCCCGTGCCCTGCTCGCCGACTTCCCCGTGCTGCTGCTCGACGAGCCGGCCGAGCATCTGGATCTCGCCACGGCGGACGCGCTGACCGCGGATCTGCTGGCCGCGACCGAGGGCCGTACCACGGTTCTGATCACCCATCGGCTCCGGGGCCTCGACGCGGTCGACGAGGTGCTGGTGCTGGACGGGGGCCGCACCGTGCAGCGCGGGCCCTATGCGGAGCTCGCGGCGGCGGAGGGGCCGCTGCGCCGGATGCTGGAGCGGGAGCGCGCCGGTGATCTCCTCGGTGAGCGGCCCAGGGAGGCCGCCTTCCACGTCGCATAG
- a CDS encoding LLM class flavin-dependent oxidoreductase gives MVEVMRLSTVILPIHRWAEGQKIWRRAEDLGFHAAYTYDHLSWRSFRDGPWFGAVPTLTAAATVTRRMRLGTLVTSPNFRHPVTLAKELITLDDIAEGRVTLGIGAGGNGFDATTLLKGDEEAWTPRERADRFGEFVHLLDKLLREPADATHEGRFYSAREARNLPGCAQRPRLPFAVAATGPRGLALAARYGQAWVTTGDPKLFEAGTSEQSAEAVAGQLTRLDKACAEAGRNPSELDRILLTGFTPDFNPALPASRRGRPLDSLEAFVDFAGRYAELGFTEIVVHWPIDDSVFAADQAVFERIATEAVSRLG, from the coding sequence ATGGTCGAGGTCATGCGTCTGAGCACGGTGATCCTCCCCATCCATCGGTGGGCCGAAGGACAGAAGATCTGGCGGCGGGCCGAGGACCTCGGCTTTCACGCCGCGTACACGTACGACCACCTCTCCTGGCGGTCTTTCCGCGACGGGCCCTGGTTCGGCGCCGTCCCCACACTCACGGCCGCGGCGACGGTGACGCGGCGTATGCGACTGGGCACGCTCGTCACCTCCCCCAACTTCCGGCATCCGGTCACCCTCGCCAAGGAACTGATCACGCTCGACGACATCGCCGAGGGCCGTGTCACGCTGGGCATCGGCGCCGGAGGCAACGGCTTCGACGCGACGACCCTGCTGAAGGGTGACGAGGAGGCCTGGACGCCCCGGGAGCGCGCCGACCGGTTCGGCGAGTTCGTGCACCTGCTCGACAAGCTGCTGCGGGAGCCTGCGGACGCGACCCACGAGGGCCGCTTCTACTCGGCCCGGGAGGCGCGCAACCTGCCCGGCTGCGCACAGCGGCCCCGGCTCCCGTTCGCCGTCGCCGCCACCGGACCCCGCGGACTGGCGCTCGCCGCCCGGTACGGGCAGGCATGGGTGACGACGGGCGATCCGAAGCTCTTCGAGGCGGGCACCTCCGAGCAGTCGGCCGAGGCGGTGGCCGGCCAGCTCACCAGGCTCGACAAGGCCTGTGCCGAGGCCGGCCGGAACCCCTCCGAGCTGGACAGGATCCTGCTCACCGGTTTCACCCCGGACTTCAACCCGGCTCTGCCCGCGTCCCGGCGGGGTCGCCCGCTGGACTCCCTGGAGGCGTTCGTGGACTTCGCGGGCCGGTACGCGGAGCTCGGCTTCACCGAGATCGTCGTCCACTGGCCCATCGACGACTCCGTCTTCGCCGCCGACCAGGCCGTTTTCGAGCGGATCGCCACCGAGGCGGTGTCCCGGCTGGGCTGA
- a CDS encoding RNA 2'-phosphotransferase, whose amino-acid sequence MDAQRTVKVSKYLAKHLRHQPERIGISLDANGWVEIGELLRATAANGFPVTRDELDHVVAANDKQRFMIDGARIRANQGHTVQVDLELPAAEPPAYLYHGTVARNLDAIRAEGLRPMARHHVHLSADRGTAARVGARRGRPLVLSVDAAAMHRAGHVFHISANGVWLTDAVPPAFLRIPG is encoded by the coding sequence ATGGACGCACAGCGCACCGTGAAGGTGTCGAAGTACCTCGCGAAACACCTGCGGCATCAGCCCGAGCGCATCGGGATCTCCCTGGACGCGAACGGCTGGGTCGAGATCGGGGAGCTGCTCCGCGCCACGGCCGCGAACGGGTTCCCCGTCACCCGGGACGAACTGGACCACGTGGTGGCGGCGAACGACAAGCAGCGCTTCATGATCGACGGTGCCCGGATCCGGGCGAACCAGGGCCACACCGTGCAGGTGGACCTGGAACTGCCGGCCGCCGAGCCGCCCGCGTACCTCTACCACGGCACGGTCGCCCGGAACCTGGACGCGATCCGGGCCGAAGGACTGCGCCCGATGGCCCGCCACCATGTGCACCTGTCCGCGGACCGCGGGACGGCGGCCCGGGTCGGCGCCCGCCGGGGCCGGCCCCTGGTCCTCTCCGTCGACGCCGCCGCCATGCACCGCGCCGGCCACGTCTTCCACATCAGCGCCAACGGCGTCTGGCTCACGGACGCCGTCCCACCGGCGTTCCTGCGCATTCCCGGCTGA
- a CDS encoding M23 family metallopeptidase yields the protein MGHRQRDCHRRLFRPLLCALLVAFPLLPAPAASANDGPGVSVQVAQLLEEVSKATATYERGLQASVAERARVDQLQWQLADRRREMRRMHDKLGAVARAQYRSGGNLAPTLELMFAADPDELLRGQRMYAKATATVNRLLEEAREAERLTSVAEEKAREAWYRLDARTAELARIKRGIETKLDAARWSLQAQADRSAASGQCSGAVPLPQTEFPEGSAWVTPVQRYTLSAGFDSAGTRWANRHTGQDFAVGIGSPVRSIGAGRVVSVSCGGGFGMQIVVQHNDGWYSQYAHLASVTVDQGDRVRTGQWLGQAGTTGNSTGPHLHFEVRLTPDFGSAVDPVSWLRNRGVWL from the coding sequence ATGGGACACCGACAACGCGACTGCCACCGGCGGTTGTTCAGGCCACTGCTGTGCGCGCTGCTGGTCGCCTTCCCGCTGCTGCCCGCACCCGCCGCGTCCGCCAATGACGGCCCCGGCGTGAGCGTGCAGGTCGCCCAGCTCCTCGAGGAGGTGTCCAAGGCCACCGCCACGTACGAGCGGGGGCTGCAGGCGTCCGTCGCCGAGCGCGCCCGGGTCGACCAGTTGCAGTGGCAGCTCGCCGACAGACGGCGCGAGATGCGCAGGATGCACGACAAACTCGGCGCGGTGGCCAGGGCCCAGTACCGCAGCGGCGGGAACCTCGCGCCCACCCTCGAGCTGATGTTCGCCGCCGACCCCGACGAGCTGCTGCGCGGGCAACGGATGTACGCCAAGGCCACGGCGACGGTCAACCGGCTGCTGGAGGAGGCCCGGGAGGCCGAGCGCCTGACGTCCGTGGCGGAGGAGAAGGCCCGTGAGGCCTGGTACCGCCTCGACGCCCGTACGGCGGAGCTGGCGCGGATCAAACGGGGCATCGAGACCAAGCTCGACGCGGCACGATGGTCACTGCAGGCGCAGGCGGACCGCAGCGCGGCCTCCGGGCAGTGCTCCGGCGCGGTCCCGCTGCCGCAGACGGAGTTTCCCGAGGGCTCGGCCTGGGTGACGCCCGTGCAGCGCTACACGCTGTCGGCGGGCTTCGACAGTGCCGGGACCCGCTGGGCGAACCGTCACACCGGGCAGGACTTCGCCGTCGGGATCGGCAGCCCGGTGCGCTCGATCGGCGCCGGGCGGGTGGTGTCCGTCTCCTGCGGAGGCGGCTTCGGCATGCAGATCGTCGTCCAGCACAACGACGGCTGGTACTCCCAGTACGCGCACCTCGCCTCCGTCACGGTGGATCAGGGCGACCGGGTGCGCACCGGCCAGTGGCTCGGCCAGGCCGGCACCACGGGCAACTCGACCGGCCCCCATCTCCACTTCGAGGTGCGGCTCACCCCGGACTTCGGCTCGGCGGTGGATCCGGTGAGCTGGCTGCGGAACCGCGGGGTCTGGCTGTGA